A part of SAR324 cluster bacterium genomic DNA contains:
- a CDS encoding adenosylcobinamide-GDP ribazoletransferase, which produces MSLNIPDLLDREWQAFWLSVKSFTRLPTPHVAYSTVQMQRASSYLPWVGWLIGGICALAFLGLQGLWGTGLAIWGTLALGIWVTGAFHEDGFADFCDGMGGGWTTDQVLRIMKDSYLGTFGVLGLITSFLLKGNALLLLEPSQIPLALVLMHSYPRFGAVLLQNVSSYVQRDEHSKMRLLAAPHSPWRLLFAGLASVVLAALLVEGIFLLGFLVGGFVIVLLVRRYLNKRLGGYTGDCLGALEQILELFVVLWLALF; this is translated from the coding sequence ATGTCCCTGAATATCCCTGACTTGCTGGATCGTGAATGGCAAGCGTTCTGGCTCTCCGTCAAGTCCTTCACTCGCTTACCAACTCCTCACGTTGCCTATTCCACTGTTCAGATGCAACGGGCCTCCAGCTATCTGCCCTGGGTAGGCTGGCTGATCGGTGGCATCTGTGCGCTAGCTTTTCTGGGTTTGCAGGGCTTGTGGGGCACTGGCTTGGCTATTTGGGGCACCTTGGCTCTTGGTATCTGGGTCACTGGGGCTTTTCACGAGGATGGCTTCGCTGATTTCTGTGATGGGATGGGAGGAGGCTGGACTACGGATCAGGTGCTGCGAATCATGAAAGATTCGTATCTGGGCACCTTCGGCGTACTCGGTCTGATCACTAGTTTTCTGCTGAAGGGCAACGCACTTTTGTTGCTGGAGCCCAGTCAGATTCCCCTAGCCCTGGTGCTGATGCACAGCTATCCCCGCTTTGGAGCCGTGCTGTTACAGAATGTCAGTAGCTACGTACAGCGTGACGAACATAGCAAGATGCGGCTACTAGCTGCACCTCACTCTCCATGGCGACTACTGTTTGCAGGCTTGGCCTCTGTTGTGTTGGCAGCTTTGCTGGTCGAAGGTATTTTCCTACTGGGTTTTCTGGTGGGAGGCTTCGTGATCGTACTGTTGGTGCGTCGCTATCTCAACAAGCGACTCGGAGGCTATACTGGTGATTGCCTGGGAGCTTTAGAACAAATCCTTGAACTCTTTGTCGTGCTATGGCTTGCGCTCTTCTAG